Within Runella rosea, the genomic segment TTTTGCAGTTGCTGAGCGATTATAATGAGAGTGAGGGCAACTCATACTTTTCAAAAAATTCGGGGTCGAAGTTGGCCTGTTGGAAGTTTTTGAGAACGTAGTCAATCGTTTTCTTTTCCTTAATCCAAGCCTCACAAACGGCATGGCGGAGTCGGGTGCCTAAGGCGTTGAAACCCGTTACGGCTTCGCCTTCAATGCGATAGTTGATGCGTATTGCTACTTCTTTGTCGGGATGTTGCCAATAAAAAGTGTTGATTCCTTCGGGTAATTTCGACGGTACATCCCCGTAGGTTTGGTACTCAAGGTCAAAAAATTTGGCTGAGTTGAAAAATACGCCTGGCCGGTAAGCGGTGCGTTTGCCGCAAATCGTTTGCGCTACGGTTTCACCCATGATACGCCCCGTATACCAGATTTGTTCAATCGGTTTTCTGCGTTCCAAAGGCGTTTGGTGCTCCACGCAATCGCCGATGGCGTACACGTCGGGTAGATTTGTTTCGAGGTATTCGTTGACAATAATCCCCCGCTTAATTTTCAGCGGAGAAGACCCCGAAGCAAGGAATGACACATTGGGAGTCACCCCAATCGTGAGCCCTACCAATTGACATTCAATGGTTTCTCCTTTATTGGTTTCTACGCCCTCAACCCGTTTTTGCCCTTTAATTTCCTTTATTTCGGTATTGAAGCGCAAGTCAAGGCCGTGTTTTTGCAAATGTTGCGTCACTAGCGCCGACTCTTCGTTGGGAAGAACGCCATTCCAATAGCTTTTTTCGCGTACCAATATCGTGACGGGAATGTGACGAGTGTGCAGCATTTCAGCCAACTCTACTCCAATCAATCCGCCGCCTGCAATCACCGCTTTTGTGAGATTAGGCGTATTTTTTTCCAGTAATTCTAAATCCTGATAGCTATACAATCCCTGAATCCCTTCCAATGCACGGCCTTCCCAATCTCCCATTCTTGGCACCGAACCCGTGGCTAAAATGAGTTTATCGTAGGTCAGTTCAGCAGAACTGATGACTTGCTGGGTAGTTTGTTTGGGCGCAACTTTTGTCATCCGTTCCCACAGTGAAGGTTTGTAATTGACTT encodes:
- a CDS encoding NAD(P)/FAD-dependent oxidoreductase — protein: MHIIIVGNGIAGITAARHIRKNSDARITVISKETDHFFSRTALMYVYMGHQKYEHLKPYEDWFWAKNRIELVRGTVESIDFGKKSIHLSPDSYQVNYKPSLWERMTKVAPKQTTQQVISSAELTYDKLILATGSVPRMGDWEGRALEGIQGLYSYQDLELLEKNTPNLTKAVIAGGGLIGVELAEMLHTRHIPVTILVREKSYWNGVLPNEESALVTQHLQKHGLDLRFNTEIKEIKGQKRVEGVETNKGETIECQLVGLTIGVTPNVSFLASGSSPLKIKRGIIVNEYLETNLPDVYAIGDCVEHQTPLERRKPIEQIWYTGRIMGETVAQTICGKRTAYRPGVFFNSAKFFDLEYQTYGDVPSKLPEGINTFYWQHPDKEVAIRINYRIEGEAVTGFNALGTRLRHAVCEAWIKEKKTIDYVLKNFQQANFDPEFFEKYELPSLSL